Part of the Benincasa hispida cultivar B227 chromosome 11, ASM972705v1, whole genome shotgun sequence genome, TTGACAAATTATCTCTAGTATTTCAACTAGAGAAGAGAACATGCAATAAAACTCATTAAATTGATTCAACCCATGCAAGTGAGGAGGAGTCTCCTCAAGGGTGcattttgaacaaatttgtgaatatgttatatatagatacacacatacatatattcatatacatatacatacatattgACTATGtggaatttatattaaaaatacgaAAACTCGATAATTTAAAGGAGACAGTTGCTCCCGACCCTTACGTGAATCAGTCATTGTATATAGCATACACATGTCAAGGCTCATCTAAACTAATCCTTAAATGCCAAAAACACGTATGCCTAACTCACTCAAATTCACCCTTAAAGGGGTTAAAtacgaaaaataaaaataaaaataaataatacaagTTATAAAAATGTCCAACTATGCAAATTCATTCCAATTTCAAAACCCCGCCCAAACTAActaaaaaaaggggaaaaaaaacatatgtatCTAACTTACCTAAGCTCACTCAAAATATGAGATAAAATTTAAGATTGACTGaaattatatgataaataaaatatataaataaattttaaaatttattaaaattaatgagATAAAACTTATagacaattaaaaatatttgcaTCAAAATGgaacaaaatcaaaataaaaatggatcaaaacAATATTTAACCTTTATAAGATGTTGAAAGTAACTTTTGCAAATATACAATTTTATACTCATTTTATattaagatttaaaatttgaaaatatatattttagatcTTTCTCAAACCGTATTAAAAATAACCATTTTTGTCTATATCCACTATCTACTCATACTCATGCAACTCTAATATATGTCTCTATAACAAATAGCATACTAATTAATATACATAGAGTTATTTACTTGTTGAATAATAAATAGCATACTAAtaataaacttaaaataaaatttcttttttaaattacaaagaatTGAAATAGATATTTTATGATAAGTTGAATAACCAATAAaagagtcttttttttttttttttaaggacaaatgagatatttaatcgTTCTAATTTTGaacacaaacaaacaaacgGGCCAAAAAAGAGCAGTTTTCATATTACACGTATttcactttaaaaaaataataaaataataactcttatttgtGTTTGCTTTAAAAAATTATTGCCCGAGGAAAAAAATGTTCAAAGGGACAGCCTCTGAAAACAAAAGTATGTTTTATTATTCTCTGCTTAGAAAGTGCTCTGAAGACTTTTTCCATTGCATGaatttttactcttttttttttaatgaaaaagatTTGTAATATCTACGATATATACTTCATCCATTCACCACTTGATTTGTCATTATATGATTTATTACTTGAAAATTATTTGAATGATTTGTTATTACGTCTCGGAGGCAATGTGTCCAAGAAAGATAAATCCATTAGTATAACATAAAGTAATTACAACATTGTACGTTGAGACAAGTAATAACAGAAATACATGTCAAGCTCTACACTTTCAACGACACTTAAGTTCCCCCTAAATGCAAGACTCCCTCTCAATATTACTTAGATTTTTCCTAAGAACTAATAAAATAGTGTATAAACACTCAGACTCCTCCTAAGTGAGAAACTTCTTCTCAATGTGTTATTTATCTTTCATGCTTTAAGTGAGGATCAATTCACTCTAGGAATTTAGACTCCTCCTAAGTTAGAGAATTATTTTCCGCTCCAATATGAACTTGAATGATATTCTCTATGTGAGAACATTGATCAGGTAATCGACACATAACCTTCTCCTCGAAGGACACGGAAATATGATCTCCTGAACAATTACACATCGCAGCCAACAATCATCAATGAATATCCAGAATTGCCAACCCTAGCAAACAGTATTAAGACCCTTAAATATACAGCTAAATGCCAAAAGAAAATCCTAAAACAATTCTGACTCTCAcataaaaggaaacaaaatttcaaagaaacttaagagaataacaaaCTTTCATAAAACACGCATGTTAAGATATTTCGCCCGACACTTATAGAAAAACCACAAtacaatttaaacaaatattgccAACTCCATAAACCTAACCTCGTATTCAAAATTACTCTAAAATATGcatattttttagtacaacagaTGTGAAGGTTTGGGAGCAAATTGTTATATATTCCGACCTCAGAAAGAGGAGTATACGACAATTATTGGTGATCAATTGAGATGTTTCATTGATTaatatgcataataattttgcaAGCCTCTTAGTCGTTAATAGAATTTATATGCCAGTTGAATTATGCACGCTTTTAATTGAAAAGTTGTTACCTTTagttattaatctctcattaTCAGGTATCCAACGTTTATTCAATTCCATATTCAgtgttaattataaaaattacaatagttctctttaaaaaaaatattacaattaattttttgaaaatttccagTAAACCAAAGgtgtttattattattgaagGACTATTTTCTCTCCCTAAGtttaaagaccaaaatgaaaaatagataaaagttTATACATGAATTTACTTTTAAACATCTATGCTCAAAGCCTATGTTTAttcctatgaagcacagatacatatacggatacgatcggatacgacgatttgtcaatttctaaaaaactaagatacgaatATATCTAGGGATACACCATTTTTTatatccttatttttttttatatatatatttttaatatatatatatatttgaaaaaataaggATACTatacattgaagatacattttctttttcttaaaaaaatctaggatataaatcaatttaacatacaagttaataataatagcacaaaatagaatacaaacactgaaatacaatacaaaaaaaacaacatctaagatgttgaagtacaatagttaataaaatacaatagaaaagtgaTTCATACTacaaagaagattagagggagaagtatgaagataaacgaaaagAACTtattcattgaattgttgaagatatccaaatggtttatattttgctggactttgtggggactaaAATGTGAAGGATGAAGAttagatacgtatctgaaaaGTATCAGTATCCGATATGTATCTAATACGAATTTTTTGcttcacatgaagtatctgtatTTTATAGATCGGTTTTTAAAcctcctttcattttcttttaatttgctttcttaaacttttaaagttAATGTTTGCCTCATAacttttcattaaaaattattttaatcacTATTATTCTTTCAATCACTTTTCATTAAAGATTATtttaataactattattatttttattaaataatcaaCAATAATCTGAACTTGTTTTGAAATCCAAAAGTTGTCCCATTGCAAATTCTTGTTGAGGATATCTCCCTCATCAATTCCACTAAACGTTTAAAGTACTCCACTCAAATTacgtttaaataaaataaaaaaataaaaaataatttatgttaaaattatATCTAAACAAATACTGAACACTTATTTTAAACCTAAGTGTGGTTATAATTTAGTCTCTTAAACTTTCCGATGTTTTACCTTAGAAAATTTTAATcactattatttattttcattaaaaatcaacaaaaaaaaaaaacctaaagtTCTTTTGGGCAAGCCAAAAGGCATACTTAAGTATATGtgtattaaacccatatagaaTTTTGTTAAGGATATAATTACGATCTAAATAAGAATGATTCGAATCAACAATATATTAACTAGACTACTGATTAATAACCTCAACAAATTGATCGATTAGGTCAAGAAAttgatcaaataaattatcgcgttttttttatctttatacctcgtttgataatcatttagttttttgtttttgtttttgaaaattaagcttataaacactacatctacttccaaatttcttctttgttatctactttttaccattgatttaaaaaaccaagcaaaatttttaaaactaaaaaaagtaacttttttagattttgtttttatttttggaatttggctaaaaaatcAACATTgcatttaagaaagatgcaaatcattgtaagaaatagggaaaaaataggcttaattttcaaaaattaaaaacaaataacgaaatgattaccaaacgatgACTTAAACTTTTAGATAATTTGATTGTCTCTAGTCttttaaatcaatcatttttAGTCCCCAACAACATTAAAGGATCACAATTTTGTTTCATCATCAATTTTTGCATCACTCAATACCCACTATAGTCAACTATaggtttcttttaaaaaaaagggatTTGGAGTCACCACCTTAGTCAACATTTATGCATGACTTCTTTATATACTCAAATCAATATATCGATATGTAGATCCAAAGCTCAACATGGTTCATTTGTTAAATAATCAACAACGGTATAATCTaaagaaacaattttttttctaagatcAAACCTTTGAATATCTTATCCATCGAACTACGTCGAGAGAAGTAAAAGAAAAGGAGGAATGGTTATTGTGGTAGTGGGagtaaatataagaaaatagagGGGGTGTTaagaaaagtaataatgtaGAGAGGGGatttaataaaaatggaaatgaaGGAAAGTTGTGTACAAGTAAAATGCACTAAAAGAGGTGAACAGAGAGAGGGAATAAAAGAGAGGGAAAGATTGTGGGGTTTAGGAGAGGAGAGGAGACAGAGTGAAAAGACAAGTCAAATGTCAAATCTATGGTCTTTGATATCATAAGACAGTCAGTGGGATGTGCTGTCAATCCAATGGATTTGATTTCCCTTCCCTTCTCTCTCTACtattttttttccccctcttttccttcaattttggaTAGAGGGCAAAATAACagtccaaatttttttttactatcacACGTCGATGTTTCGATCAATATTTCTAAacattacatgaaaaatatattgaGATTTTCATTCTATcgtaaaaaaaatagttaaaaaaacatttttggtCTTTCaacttttatgaaaataacaatttagtctctgaattttattttgtaacGATCTAATCTCTATATAATTTAATGcctaacataaaaaaaaattatcaaaattagatgtaatttttaatattttatgatgtaaactttatattttgtaaaaagtttaagtctctaattagtttaatgATTGATTTATGCATGAAATCTCATAAAATCTTAACGTTAATTTCTACAATAGAGACTAAATcactacaaattttaaagttcaaggaatagattgttacataataaagttcaaagactaaattgttacaaaaattgaaagtataaggactaaattgttacgaagttaaagtttaaatactaaattgttacttatatgaaagtttagagactaaaaatgatttttaacctaaaaagaTCCATGAAACACTAAAAATAAGCAACAAAAGATCACTTATATGAATATGACATCAataataaacttttaatttatttaaaaaacataaaaaaaaattatttattaatttaaatattttttgaatttttctaaaaaatatttatggagattgatattttattgataattgtAAAAACTTTTAAACTCAATAACatttgaattaataattataataaaacaaaatatttcaaaaccttttcttttatttaaacaaaaagaaaaaaagcctTTTGCACGTGCCAAAGAAGTTCCCACGTGCACATCTTCctctttcaaaatgaaattaactTTTAGCCTTTAGGGCTGTTTGTGGAAGCTTTGAACCCTTAGGACCCATCCAACACTCTTCTCCATGCccccttttttattatttccttttttttttctttttttaacaaaagaaaaaagtttcacccattatatttgaatcaaataagataaagtaatgtttttttttttcaaatctatttttgtaaattaaatggagaaaatattaatttataccctatttattattgatttggattgtatcaattaaattttttatattaataatttcatcaattaaaatcctataaattttagagaaaaacatgTGAACTAATTTAGATCCTTTATTTTTCCCTCAAaattactaaatttaattattcttCCCTAGGATGAAAGAAAAATCACATGTTATTCTTTCTTTAATAAGTAAAGAATAATAAAGAAAGATAAGGGAGAGAAAATCGCtcatatttaataaaaactaCTATTTATTTGATTCGtgtatttttctctaattaacattaattataGCATTGAAGTTGTCTTCATGGGTGcaaaaaaatatgcattattaacgattttaaaatcaaataatttttatggagggtttaaattgattcttGCTCTTAAAAGATTtggatttaaattatattttggaGTATTAATAGATACAATCCCTAAAATTTAGAAtctttaacattttcttgtgtTCGGTAAAACATATTGTCATTATAAATCGATTAAAACTACTTTAAAAACATCTATTCATTTcacaatatttttcaaattaattcccTACTAGCTTTTAAATCTTAGCCATGGAATTAGGTATTACCTTATAAtaaactcttttttttattttttattttatccttcaaaattaaattttatttatatatccaCTATATTTTCACATAAACTAAACTCAATCTCATAATTAGtttagaattcaaatatttttaaaatcataccATAttgatcttttaaaaaattgttttttcttctaattaaaTGTTGACAATTAATCTAGAGCAAacaaaatataacactttaaactgtccattaataaaaaaaaataatcgtaaaaaaatataaattttaataacaagtctattttagttatttacgATACACTATAACCAATTGTTTTgtctaaaattgaaagttactgAACATTATTTACTTCATATTTCATCgaatatttctaaaaacaaagTTACAAaggataattttaaaaacaacaacATTTTCAAAGGTTAAAGGTTTAAAAagcaaatatatttttttaagaaaattaatgatTGAAATTATGTCTTACTGATTTTACTCCTAGCCATTAATTATATTTNACTTTGTAGAATAAGCCATGAGGTTAAGACATTTCCATCAAGGAAAGTCAACACACtaattatttcaataataaccTGAATATATAATTGGAGATCATAGTTTTACATCATCACTAATTTGAAAAAtcttaaaagtaaaattttatttcataaattagtGTTACACATGTTTGATATACACACCAATgaatatccaaatattttttttaaaaaaaaatcataaagtaTAGcgttttcattatataattaagtatacaaattccttttaagtttaattcaaaaactatatttatatttaatttaaatttagtctcttataatttgaaattttattctcATCCtcgaatttaaataaaaaaaattcttacgtgaaacttttatttatttatttattttgatgttTTACCTCTAAAGATTAGCTAATATCAAGTAAATTAAACAAGGGAGATATCTTAAAAATTTTAACAACACAATATatagacaaaaataaaatatcttaaccAACATGAACACAATCTAGTAGTTAAAATTACATCTCTACTTTAATATATGGTAGGGCTCAATccctcaaattaaaatagtaataatttaACCTTATTCCCCATGAAGCAAAATCATATATATCTATCCATGATGAAGAAATGGAAACTTTTTGCATATCCTCCTCCtttaaggagaaaaaaaaacagagaatgAATTTTTTTCTACACAAGAATGAGTatttaatagtaataataatattaaaatatcattttgttcTCCATATTatgaagtttgttcaattttaatctccgtactttcaataaattttaaatttagtctcataaaattaacttttaccaaaattgattataaaataataataataatttttatggaagaaattaaaatatgcgaatatgtttttattatagtaaaaattttatagataacaaaaacattttaaaaaataaataataaattagcaTTATTAgatactaaatttaagatttattgaaaatgcatacattaaaattaaaaataaattttaaaatatagagaagaagatgatattttaacctaataataataatgatgatgtaattatataaatataaaattaaccGATCTCGTATAAATATAATTCAACAGTAATTGACATATATTCTTATACGTGGTacgaaaaaacaaaatgatttgtttgttttataattaaatctccATTATAATAGCACAGCCGCCCAAAGGAGccatccattttccatttctctcattctctctcAAAACAAAACACAACCACACAACTTCTCTCTCAGCTCTCAAAGATTCTAaccccaaaagaaaaaaaatcaaatgaaattgaaaaccctttttcttcttgatcataAGAAGAAGAGGAATTAAGAAAATTCCAGTACTGCCGCCGCCACAGCTGCCGCCGCGATGAGCCACCTTGAAGACTCTCTAAGATCCCTTTCTCTGGACTATCTTAATCTTCTGATCAACGGTCAAGCGTTTAGCGACGTGACGTTCAGCGTGGAGGGGCGTCTTGTCCATGCGCACCGATGTATCTTGGCGGCTAGGAGTTTGTTTTTTAGGAAATTCTTTTGTGGGACGACGACGGAGGGAGCGTCGAGCGGGTTGAGCCCGGTCGGGTCGCCATCTCCGCCGTCGTCGAGTAGTAGTCCACAAGTGATTCCGGTTAATTCGGTGGGGTATGAAGTATTTTTGCTGTTGTTGCAATTTTTGTATAGTGGACAAGTTTCAATTGTGCCACAAAAACAAGAGCCAAGGCCTAATTGTGGTGATAGAGCTTGTTGGCATACGCATTGTACCTCCGCCGTAGATCTTGCTCTTCATACTCTCTCCGCCGCTAGATCCTTCGGCGTTGAACAGCTCGCATTGCTCACTCAGgtgatttcacttttttttggGATGTTTTTGGGCTTGATTCCCTATTATCTCATGTGggtattgagttttttttttttttttttttaaaaaaaaaataatttaatgaacTTGTGGAATTTTCTGGATCTTTTTAATCTTGTGATTTGGTTAATTTCTTTGTGAAGAAAACACGTTTTTTCTAAAttgggtttttttaaaaaaaaaaaaaaaaaaaaaattatgtcgATGAACTTGGGGAATTTCTGGGTTTTCTTTAGTAATATGGTTAATTCCTTTATTTTAGAAAACATTTTCTaaattgggattttttttttttttttggcagggtttaatatatattcattgTTACTCatcttgtttttgaaaattttcacttTCCTCATTTGGGTTTTTGTTGGAAATGAAAAATCTTAATTAGAAGCTGCACAATGAACTATTTtctgaattatttattaatggtttttttagaacaaaaaagggcaatattcttttaattctaTCATCATGTGTTTATTTGgtgtttgaatatttttttttctctagtgAATCAATTAACCTATTATTTGATTTactttttgtttatttcttCAGAAGCAATTGGCAAGTATGGTGGAGAAGGCTTCCATTGAAGATGTAATGAAGGTTTTATTAGCTTCAAGAAAACAAGACATGCATCAACTTTGGTCCACTTGTTCTCATCTTGTTGCCAAATCGGGTCTCCCACCGGAGGTACTTGCCAAACACCTTCCGATCGATATCGTTGCTAAAATAGAAGAACTTCGCCTAAAGACATCTTTAGCACGTCGTTCTCTAATGCCTcatcaccaccaccaccaccatcaCGACCTCTCGGTTGCTGCTGACCTCGAAGATCAAAAGATTCGTCGTATGAGAAGAGCTTTAGACTCCTCCGATGTTGAGCTTGTTAAACTCATGGTGATGGGTGAAGGTTTGAATCTTGATGAAGCTTTAGCCTTACATTATGCTGTTGAGAATTGTAGCCGTGAAGTCGTTAAGGCTTTGCTTGAGCTCGGTGCCGCTGACGTTAACTACCCCGCTGGCCCGGCGGGAAAAACCCCACTTCACATGGCGGCAGAA contains:
- the LOC120090008 gene encoding BTB/POZ domain and ankyrin repeat-containing protein NOOT2-like, which produces MSHLEDSLRSLSLDYLNLLINGQAFSDVTFSVEGRLVHAHRCILAARSLFFRKFFCGTTTEGASSGLSPVGSPSPPSSSSSPQVIPVNSVGYEVFLLLLQFLYSGQVSIVPQKQEPRPNCGDRACWHTHCTSAVDLALHTLSAARSFGVEQLALLTQKQLASMVEKASIEDVMKVLLASRKQDMHQLWSTCSHLVAKSGLPPEVLAKHLPIDIVAKIEELRLKTSLARRSLMPHHHHHHHHDLSVAADLEDQKIRRMRRALDSSDVELVKLMVMGEGLNLDEALALHYAVENCSREVVKALLELGAADVNYPAGPAGKTPLHMAAEMVSPDMVAVLLDHHADPNVRTVDGVTPLDILRTLTSDFLFKGAVPGLTHIEPNKLRLCLELVQSAALVLSREEGNANANANTNINVSSSPIYPPMSEDHSSSSNNSNNNIGNLNLDSRLVYLNLGASASRRMGGSRVDGEDDNRHGSQGGGCVPTMYHHSHDF